The following proteins come from a genomic window of Aphelocoma coerulescens isolate FSJ_1873_10779 chromosome 18, UR_Acoe_1.0, whole genome shotgun sequence:
- the FSCN2 gene encoding fascin-2, which translates to MPTNGIHQVLKIQFGLINCESRYLTAESFGYKVNASAPSLKRKQIWTLEQDEADSSIVFLKSHLGRYLGADKDGKVRCEAEQPGRDEGFSIITQSDGRWALQSAPHRRFFGGREDRLSCFAPSVTEGELWTVHLAMHPQANLLSVSRRRYAHLSAHEDEIATDSNLPWGVDALITLCFQDKKYSLRTADERYLRCDGTLVPEPGAGTGYTLEFKAGKLAFKDCDGKYLAPTGPTGTLKSGRSSKPGKDELFDLEESHPQVVFTAANGRYVSIRQGVNVSANQDEELNHETFQMQIDRDTNKCSLHTNTGSYWTLVAHGGIQAVATEIAANTMFDIEWRGRRVALRASNGRYVCTKRNGQLAAVSDAVGEDEEFTLKLINRPMLVLRGEHGFVCYHRGSNLLDSNRSVYDVFHITFSDGAYQIQGQGGKYWYVASSGSVCSDGDLSEDFFFEFRERGRVAIKGKNGRYLRGDPAGTLRADSESVLRATLWEY; encoded by the exons ATGCCAACGAATGGGATCCACCAGGTGCTGAAGATCCAGTTCGGGTTGATCAACTGCGAGAGCCGGTACCTGACGGCGGAGAGCTTCGGCTACAAGGTGAACGCCTCGGCGCCCAGCCTCAAGCGCAAGCAGATCTGGACGCTGGAGCAGGATGAAGCCGACAGCTCCATCGTCTTCCTCAAGAGCCACCTGGGCCGGTACCTGGGCGCCGACAAGGACGGGAAGGTGCGCTGCGAGGCGGAGCAGCCGGGCCGGGACGAAGGCTTCAGCATCATCACTCAGTCGGACGGGCGCTGGGCGCTGCAGTCGGCCCCGCACCGGCGCTTCTTCGGGGGCCGCGAGGACCGGCTGTCCTGCTTCGCCCCCAGCGTGACGGAGGGCGAGCTCTGGACCGTGCACCTGGCCATGCACCCCCAGGCCAACCTGCTGAGCGTCAGCCGCCGCCGCTACGCCCACCTGAGCGCCCACGAGGACGAGATCGCCACCGACAGCAACCTGCCCTGGGGGGTGGACGCGCTCATCACCCTCTGCTTCCAGGACAAGAAGTACAGCCTGCGCACGGCCGACGAGCGCTACCTGCGCTGCGATGGCACCTTGGTGCCCGAGCCCGGCGCCGGCACCGGCTACACCCTCGAGTTCAAGGCCGGCAAGTTGGCGTTCAAGGACTGCGACGGGAAATACCTGGCGCCCACCGGACCCACCGGCACCCTCAAATCCGGCCGCAGCTCCAAGCCGGGCAAAGATGAACTCTTTGACCTGGAGGAGAGTCACCCGCAGGTGGTGTTCACGGCGGCCAATGGCAGATACGTCTCCATCCGGCAGG GTGTGAATGTCTCAGCAAACCAGGACGAGGAGCTGAACCACGAGACCTTCCAGATGCAGATCGACCGCGACACCAACAAGTGCAGCCTCCACACCAACACTGGCAGCTACTGGACCCTGGTGGCCCATGGGGGCATCCAGGCTGTGGCCACCGAAAT CGCTGCCAACACCATGTTCGACATCGAGTGGCGCGGGCGGCGCGTGGCCCTGCGCGCCAGCAACGGCCGCTACGTCTGCACCAAGAGGAACGGGCAGCTGGCGGCCGTCAGCGACGCCGTGG GGGAGGACGAGGAGTTCACTCTGAAGCTGATCAACCGCCCGATGCTGGTGCTGCGAGGGGAGCACGGCTTCGTCTGCTACCACCGGGGCTCCAACCTGCTCGACTCCAACCGCTCCGTCTACGACGTCTTCCACATCACCTTCAGCGACGGCGCCTACCAGATCCAAG GCCAGGGGGGCAAGTACTGGTACGTGGCGAGCAGCGGGTCGGTGTGCAGCGACGGGGACCTCTCCGAGGATTTCTTCTTCGAGTtccgggagcggggccgtgtGGCCATCAAAGGGAAGAACGGGCGGTACCTGCGTGGGGACCCCGCGGGGACACTGCGCGCCGACAGCGAGTCCGTGCTGCGGGCCACGCTGTGGGAGTActga